A genomic stretch from Hydrogenispora ethanolica includes:
- a CDS encoding PspC domain-containing protein — MSTKRLYRSVRDRRIAGVAGGMAEYFAVDVTLIRLLWILAVIFGGSGILAYIIAWIVIPDQPTRSETETEAGGGAPSEPAVETIDVTPDRSSKISYVGIFLILLGIFFLIRTFIPWHLTRYFWPLLLVLLGIALLVPNRRRS; from the coding sequence ATGAGTACCAAACGTTTGTACCGCTCGGTCCGGGACCGGCGGATCGCCGGGGTCGCCGGCGGCATGGCCGAATATTTCGCCGTTGACGTCACCTTGATCCGTTTGCTGTGGATTCTGGCGGTCATCTTTGGGGGCAGCGGCATCCTGGCCTACATCATCGCCTGGATTGTCATTCCCGATCAGCCCACGCGTTCCGAGACCGAAACGGAGGCTGGCGGCGGCGCTCCGTCCGAGCCTGCGGTAGAGACCATCGACGTCACTCCGGACCGCTCCTCCAAGATTAGCTATGTCGGGATCTTCCTGATTTTGCTCGGCATCTTTTTCTTGATCCGGACCTTTATCCCGTGGCACCTGACCCGCTATTTCTGGCCGCTGCTCCTGGTCCTGCTGGGAATCGCGCTGCTGGTGCCGAATCGCCGCCGGTCCTGA
- a CDS encoding lipase family protein, whose amino-acid sequence MMMQTIDRELVTLLGNCIIQAYEQFETGGDFEIPAGFRLVTEVAGQSELFPALMGYIIESDSRVILVFRGTRTVGEWLKDLAIRQTEYPYYLAGKTHSGFTELYETVRDTILAALRLLPRWKQLLVTGHSLGAALATLAALDLAVHAGFLNLAMVNFGSPRVGDSQFATTYDQIVGASWRMANFFDPVIHVPPERAKLPFSQETVEYQHVQQEMLLWLPTKNVLQNHDMQTYLSAFRQDDAAQPAG is encoded by the coding sequence ATGATGATGCAAACGATCGATCGGGAACTCGTTACCTTGCTGGGTAATTGTATCATTCAGGCTTATGAACAATTTGAGACCGGCGGGGATTTTGAAATTCCGGCCGGTTTCCGGCTGGTCACGGAGGTGGCGGGCCAGTCGGAACTCTTTCCCGCGCTGATGGGTTACATTATCGAATCGGATTCCCGGGTGATACTGGTCTTCCGCGGCACGCGCACGGTGGGGGAGTGGCTGAAGGATCTGGCGATCCGCCAGACGGAATACCCTTATTACCTGGCGGGCAAAACCCATTCCGGTTTCACCGAACTGTATGAGACCGTCCGGGATACGATCCTCGCCGCCTTGCGGCTGCTGCCCCGCTGGAAACAGCTGTTGGTTACCGGCCATAGCCTGGGCGCGGCCCTGGCGACGCTGGCCGCGCTGGACCTGGCGGTCCATGCCGGATTCCTGAATCTGGCAATGGTCAATTTCGGCAGCCCGCGGGTAGGCGACAGTCAATTTGCAACCACGTACGATCAGATCGTGGGGGCCAGTTGGCGGATGGCGAATTTTTTTGACCCGGTCATCCATGTGCCGCCCGAACGAGCCAAGCTGCCGTTTTCCCAGGAAACAGTCGAATACCAGCACGTGCAACAGGAAATGCTGCTCTGGCTGCCAACCAAAAACGTGCTGCAAAACCACGATATGCAAACGTATCTGAGTGCCTTCCGGCAGGACGACGCCGCCCAGCCGGCCGGTTGA